The Betta splendens chromosome 2, fBetSpl5.4, whole genome shotgun sequence nucleotide sequence GCGTCGGAGCAGAGCATTCAGGACATGATCAGAGAGAGGTTCAACAAGATGGAAGAGATCAGAGCGTCACTGAGTGAAATGAAGGTGCGTACGCGAGGGCTGTGGCCAAACCCGCGCAGCCACCGTCATCTCTTCACAGGAGTTTTATCACAAACATGCTTTCAGCTATGCCTGATTTTATCTGGCTGTGCTTTCACAACATGCTGTCAGTAGTTGAGGGGTTTGTCTTGGCTTTGGGTTCTTATTTCTTTCGATATTTAGAAGTTAATGAATTAAGGATTTTAAATCAGACTCTCAAAGTGTCACAAAGGTTTACAAAAATAGGTTTCATAGAATCTTCTCTCAGAAAATCTATAGtgacaaacaaaatgaaagtcGGTTCAAAGTCACAGCTAGTTATTTCCTGCAGGATGATGGGTAATGTAGTTTATCATAGGTAGCAAAGGGTAATAACTGTGGCCACAACTTGGCACAAGTAGAATGAGTCACACTGAGAGCACACTGACCAGTAAAGTTGATTCACCTCCGTCTGGAAACACTTTGTTGATCACTGTCAGCGCAGGTTTAGATGCAGAGAAGATTTGAGGGGTCCTTGTAACCACCTTATTCTCTCAACGACTCCTAGCTGGCGGTGGAACGAGAGACGGCCGGCAGCGTGTGCCTGTTTTCGGCGCTGGTGTCGGCCGCCGAGCGCTCGCAGGCCGAGCtcatggaggtgatggagatgaACTGCAGAGCGGCCGAACACCAGGCCAGAGCCACGATAcgacagctggagctggaggtggaggagctccagagcagaggcagcgccCTCGCTCGGCTCGCCCAGTCCGACGACCTCGTGCACTGTGTCAAGGTTGGTAGCGATGAGCTTCACTGTCATCATCAGACTAACGGTCCAAAGCCGATTGACTCACGTGCGCCTCTCGTTCCACCGGCCTTTCAGACGTTCCCCATTGTCACCAGTCTCCCACCTGCTAAAGACTGGTCCAGGGTGTCGCTGAACACTGATCTGGGAACAGGGACCATCTATAGGTCGATGGTCGCTCTGGTGGAAAGGTTCCAGGCAGAACTCAGGAGTGTTGCAGAAACAGGTGAGAGGTTTGAACCTAAAGCCTGGTTCACGCAGCAAAGACGACGAGATCGTCAGCCTAAAGCTTtgatgcgttcagggacagtcAGACGTCGGCCTCTTTTTGTATCTGCCAGCCAGAGACAGATGTCACATAATGAAGGACATCACAGACGCATCAACAAATGAGACTCAGACTCTTCCTGTTGCTCCGCAGGTTTCCCTGCCTCAGGCTTGGATCGGACACAACCCAGTGAGTGGCCACTATCACCATCATTCATGTAGATAACACAAACCACTGACACTACGCAGCCTTAACGCCTCCACCTGTTCTCCCCCTGCAGGAGTGAAGACCGTGCAGGAGTTTGCAGGTACGTCACCTTCACACTCACCCACACTGTAGAAATGGTGACAACCACCTGTACACTAAACAGGTTCCACCTTCAACACAGTGGACGTAACTCTGGACTCCAACACTGCACATCCCAGACTGATCCTGTCAGACGACATGAAAAGTGTGAGACGCCGAACTCCTTAcgtattcattatttattgcaTCCCATAACATGCAAGTATTAAAGGTTTTGTCCATGTGCAGGTGAGATGTGGTGATCGGCACCAGCCGATCCCAGGGAACCCAGAGAGGTTTGACAGAGTCGTCTGTGTTCTGGGAAAGGAGGCGATTTCCTCTGGGAGACACTACTGGGAGGTGAGGTCATAATAACGCAATAGTCTCTCATCTGCCcagaatttacagtaaatacatacaGGGCCAGTCTGAAGTGTGGAAACAAGCTCTTCTTTGTTGATTTcctattttttttgtcttttgtaaaAGTACACAGCAGAAATATCACAAATGTCTGTTTGCATTGGTTAATAAAACTAGACTCTGTGATTCCTTTaacaggtggaggtgggaggaaagaCAGACTGGGACCTGGGGGTCGCTAAACAATCGGTGATCAGGAAGGGGAAGATCGAAGTCAACCCGACCAACGGATTCTGGTTCCTGAGCCTAAGAGACAAGTGggtttttgttgtgttcagtCAGAAACTGAAGAGGACAGATATTCAAACTGAACCCCTCCAGTGGCTGCAAACCTTTACACCGTTGAACACTGAAccaacaaacacattcatctaCATGTCCACACTTGTTCCCCCTCTAGGAGTAAATACGCCGTCCGCTCTGAGCCCCACACAGACGTCCACCTCGGCCTCCATCCGCAGAAGATCGGGGTATTTGTGGACTTTGAGAAAGGACAGGTGCCGTAAAATATGTGACATaactaaaacacagcagctctgtttaTTAAAAGCTTTGCTTTCACGTGGCTGCAGGTGTCTTTCTACAACGTCGATGCCAGAGTCCACATCTACACGTTCAACGACCCCTTCACTGAATGCATCTACCCTTTCTTCAGCCCCTGTACCAACAAATCAGGGAAGAACGACGGGCCGTTGGTGATCACGCCGGTAAACGCGATGAGCTGACGCAAACCAGAGTTTCCTACTGTAACTTATCAAAAGGGGATACGATAACAGAAACTATGCCTCACCCTCCTATTGGCTACATTACTAAAACAGAGAGAccagtgtgtgaaggagagaggtCTTGTGGACTGATGAGGCTGGAAGTGTCCGAGGTGTTTGGATCCCAGTGAATCAGGTGTATTACAGAGGCACAAAGCTCATGAAAACATGACAGACGTGTGGCCCAACAACAGGACGGCATGGAGGTGGAAACGTGCCGACCTGCGACCTGCGAGTCCACGCAGCCAGTGGAGATTGGGAGGAAGTCGTGTTGCAGCCATGCAATCCTCAGTGCTCCAGATCTGGAGATTCACTGTGACGCTACGGCCAACTCGAACCCGTCCAGACCACGGGGGGGCGTGAGTCCAGGACAACTGCCCACGAAATGTTTAACATCCAAACGCGATTGTTGCACTCAAACATCCAGAAAATGTTCATTCGTCATGTTTCTAACTTTTAATCCAGcatacgtgtgcgtgcgtgttctcactagaaacaccagtttagaTTGCACATTTTCATGCACAGTTAATGAAAGGATTTGATAGTTCTTCTATTACAACTGCACTATTCTACATATGTGACGAAACTAAGAAACAATTGAATTCTAATCTCACTGATTTTTCCTCAGGGCACGTTTAACACAGTTTAGGATTTTTACATGTCTTTCGTTAATGTATTTCATTGCCTGGTTACCTTTTGGTGGATGGCGCCCTCAGCTGGACAACACAACAACTGGACAGGAATCTCATAAAACACAAAGGAGTATTAAGTAGCGAATTTACTTGTTTTTGATCAAAATGCCAATCAGACAATCAGTGtgaatttattaaaacattcgCTATGTATCAGAGGCATAAGACCAAATACATGTACAGCGTATTTAATCAAATGTCTAAAtacataattaaataaacaaaattaaataagGCTCCTTGTTTTaagatatataaataaatgaacactGCATATTACTTCACTTAGTGTTTCTTCAACCAAGACGAGAGACACCGTGACCTCAGGGCTCTGGATTAACTATGGGTGTGAATGTTTAGTCTCAGTATGTGAGCCCTGTGATCACGTGTGCTGTCCTGGATGCATCCTGCCTCTTGCCCAGTGGCAGTCTGACTCCAGAACCTCTGTGACCCTTTACGGAAAGGGTGGTAACCGGCGAAGGAATGGACCAGGACACCTGGTTATAACCAATTAGCCCCAACACTGAAACAACCCTTCTAACAAAAGCACTGATGTGCTTTTTATCTAAAACCCAAATGTCCTCAGTCTCAAGCAATCACCAGTTACCACCGTAGTTCAGGGTGATTTACTGTAGATCATTCAAGTATGAAGTGCGTGAACATTTTAGTTATACTGCAGCGTTCATGTGACAGACCTAACACAAATATATAACTATTCCCATTGATTTGTTGATTGATTTGTTAACTTAATAAAACCCAGAAAAGCGTTTAAAATCATTTCTTCCAACCCCCTGATTCTTTCATACCACTACTCCTGTTCCAGTCTAAAATTAGCAGCTGCAGGTGTCGATGCGATCCTGAGTCATCTGGGACTTCGCCTTTTCTTTCTGCAGGAGAATGTGCTCGGCGAACTCTCTGACGGCTCCCATGCCTCCGGCTTGGTGGCAGGTGTATTTCGCAGCATTGATGGCGACCACCGGAGCGTCTGAAGGGACTGCACTCAAGCCTGCCAGGTTCAAGCACTGGACATCTGGTTTGTCGTTACctgaggaaagagaggagatcGTCATCTATAATTATGAAACTCACATGAGCCTGAATAATGAGAAGGAAACTTTCCACCTGCGCTGCTAACTTACCCATGTACGCCACATCCTTCCATGTcagtttcctctcctccattttTAGCTTCAAATCATTCAGAGGTTCCTCCCCCACATAAATGACCTCGCAGCCTGTTGTCTTGACCAGTATCTCACGCAGTGACTGGGCCACGGGGTCATCTTTGGAGATCAACAGTATAACCTAGTGAAGCAGGACACTGGTTAGCGACGATGGGAAGCAGCTTGGGTCAAAGTGGCGTCACAGTTAGAGACCAACCTCCACGTTTTCTTTTTGCAGCATTCGAATGGCTGTGGTGTCTTTCAGATTAACAGACAACATCTCCTGTGTGGACGAAGACAGATATATCCTTCCATCTGTTAGACATCCGGAAACATTGCAGAACAACAGCTGCACCACCTCAGGCGTGACCCGGCCGAAGTAACCGTACCTGTGGAAAAGAAGCATCgacagaatgagatgatgaggAAACGGTAAGACATCTGTCAGAGAATGCAAGTACTTTCCTTTGTGTAGCTGTGTGGACCTCACCTGAGAACCCTCTGTTCTGCCACAGGCCAGTCGATATCCACATCTATGTCCACACTGTACTGTGGCAGCATCTCGTAGTAAGCTACCTTACCACCCTAACAAGGCAAATGCAGGACATATACTGTAGAAGGCAAAGGGCTACATGCAGGAATAAACACGGGAAAACAACTTTATAGCCTCATTTACCTGAAGCATTTTCTTATTCATAATGAGATCTCTGGTAGTGATGTAGAAGGAGCCATTCTCACACAGCTCTCCGTTCCAGTCCTGACGTCGCGGCCGGCAGGCTGGGTTCAGGTTTAATGCCTTGGTTCTCTCAGTGGCTATAAAGGTAAAGGATGAGAGTAAATGTGGATGCAAACACGTggactggaaccaaaataaaccCTAAGCTGGAAACCTCGCAGGCCTGAACATTGTTCAAGTGCACAAATGTAGACGCGTTGCTGTGTTCTTGATTGTGCCACAATTCTGAGCGTTTCCACCGAGTGGGGCTGTAACGCAAAACAATGAGAAACATCTAAGCCCAGAGGCTTCAGGCTGCTCTGAAGCCTGACAGTGTCCTAGATGAACAGGTTCCTGGGTACGGGGTATGTCGTATAGCAGGAAAGCTATAACTGAAAATAACTAGAGTGAAATGGCCGGTTTGGGTGTAACACACAGCCTTCAGTAGCACATACTCTGTTATCATAGGAACTCTATtaagttcagcccagcccatgTTTGTATGCAGGTAACTGTGAGTTTAATGTCTAGTACACAGGCCGGCAGATCACGACTATAGAGGAGAACCAGCATCTGATCATCGACCATGGACATTATCATAATAATCTAGACGCATCTAGACATTAGCACTTCACATGGTAACAACCAGGCGGACAGCACCACAGTTACCTGTAAATACTAATGACTTATGTTGGATACTATGGTTTTATGATCCCTCCTATCAAAGGTCATTACGTTTGTGTTAACGAGGACTGATTAAAAGGGATCCATATAATAAAGCACCTCTAATCTGTGTGCAATAAAAAAGCCAAATATGAAGCGTAGTTTGTAGATTAAATCAACCACAACAACGACCCCGTGTGCGTCCACTCACATCctttctccacctccctccagcGGAACTGGTGCCTGCGGACCACGGAGAAGACGGAGTCGTAGCCCTGCTGCGTGATCATGTTCAGGGCCTCCTCCAGGTGGAACGGATGCAGACACGGCGACGTGCCCTGGATGTTGGCCAGCACGCGCACCTCTGTGGAAGCACAGTCAACACAGGGCGTGTTGTGTACTCTTCACCGGTCGCCACTGACTAAACAGACACATCCTGCAGCGGTGGGGGTACCTTTGTGTTGACTGAGGAACTCCCTGATGGTCTCCAGCGACGATGAGGAGTCTCTGGAGACCTTGGGACTCCGGCGATGGACCTGAGCCCCACAGGACCTGGCCACCTTCTCAATCTCATCGTGGTCCGTGGACACCCACACACTGGGGAACGCCATGCGTCAGTCAGTCTAATCCATTATAGTGTTGTACGTGCTGCATTACTTTACAACTCACCTGTCAAACAGGTTGGAGTCCACAGCGGCCCTCAGCACCCACCCGATGAGCGGCACCCCCGCCAGCATCTTGATGTTCTTCAGCGGGATCCCT carries:
- the LOC114847420 gene encoding E3 ubiquitin-protein ligase TRIM39 translates to MAAFTSAIPAALSMPLYGSFLSDEQFQCSICLDVFTNPSSTPCGHSFCMGCISRYWEGLKVCQCPLCKKTFHKRPDLHINRTLREITEQFRSMSGAEGGDEVVGRESKGLTGGGGGHGGMPKNLLNQLKKKLHRSLQNSQAVTITDDHFQDHSIQVSCSPVTTSLPSLEPNHGPLAALNHTSASPPPPFAHSSGRRRFTVSGAASSHHLPVCDIHQRGILIYCRTDQVCICPECETADHLYHDTVTIKDRWMETKAQLHASEQSIQDMIRERFNKMEEIRASLSEMKLAVERETAGSVCLFSALVSAAERSQAELMEVMEMNCRAAEHQARATIRQLELEVEELQSRGSALARLAQSDDLVHCVKTFPIVTSLPPAKDWSRVSLNTDLGTGTIYRSMVALVERFQAELRSVAETGFPASGLDRTQPRVKTVQEFAVDVTLDSNTAHPRLILSDDMKSVRCGDRHQPIPGNPERFDRVVCVLGKEAISSGRHYWEVEVGGKTDWDLGVAKQSVIRKGKIEVNPTNGFWFLSLRDKSKYAVRSEPHTDVHLGLHPQKIGVFVDFEKGQVSFYNVDARVHIYTFNDPFTECIYPFFSPCTNKSGKNDGPLVITPVNAMS
- the cmasa gene encoding N-acylneuraminate cytidylyltransferase A, with product MPARKRASSAVNSGPAPKRAKRRAARTVSGLQKPSGDHADHGVGGRVALILARGGSKGIPLKNIKMLAGVPLIGWVLRAAVDSNLFDSVWVSTDHDEIEKVARSCGAQVHRRSPKVSRDSSSSLETIREFLSQHKEVRVLANIQGTSPCLHPFHLEEALNMITQQGYDSVFSVVRRHQFRWREVEKGSTERTKALNLNPACRPRRQDWNGELCENGSFYITTRDLIMNKKMLQGGKVAYYEMLPQYSVDIDVDIDWPVAEQRVLRYGYFGRVTPEVVQLLFCNVSGCLTDGRIYLSSSTQEMLSVNLKDTTAIRMLQKENVEVILLISKDDPVAQSLREILVKTTGCEVIYVGEEPLNDLKLKMEERKLTWKDVAYMGNDKPDVQCLNLAGLSAVPSDAPVVAINAAKYTCHQAGGMGAVREFAEHILLQKEKAKSQMTQDRIDTCSC